The following DNA comes from Malania oleifera isolate guangnan ecotype guangnan chromosome 12, ASM2987363v1, whole genome shotgun sequence.
tttcataaatatttcaggaaccCCTAATAGGAGAacgggtaaagctccgctgatttAGTACTATTGATctaccctctttgaagggtaagttttggtagggacgattggattttgtggaaatgtcCCTAAATCTTtcttttgagatgtatatacttaaatacagtggatgtagttactctggtattataacggatgattttgtatttataatattatgattgtatgtttcctgctgtttaggcttctgttatgtgttttgatgtatccttggtacgcACAGgttcaagtggattatgatctactgagttttgtgatattggttttattacataaaatatatgtatatatatataatatatatatatatatatgtgtgtgtgtgtgtgtgtgtgtgtggaaatGAAGCAGGTCGTCTCATGTCTAttgcacaagctgctgcagaacaCTTGATTGACTATGCTAGTGATAATACCGCTTCATCTAGAGGGTTTGGCAAAGAaggaaacaatggaaagtctttcaatgAAAGgtaaacccaagagtgggggagtcGACGCTAAAGCATTGATCTCAAAGGAAGTTTCGGTGTTAAAAGGGTttaacacacccaatggaaaggggaaaagTAAAAGTTTGTGGTACTTTTGTGGAGGACCTCACAGAGtaagtgagtgtcaacacaagtgGTTACTCAAttccttacaagcttccactttaagacaagtggtggaaagcgaggaCGAAGGGGATGATGCCCTGAAGATAGGTGCAATGTGGtaggtgaacgcattggaaaaacATGCAAAAATATCAAAGGTTACAAAAGCAAAAAaggctaatgtttgtggactttaGGATCAATGGGAGGAGTACCCACGCTATGGTGGATACAGGGGCTACTCGTAATTTTGTTTTGCAGCtaaaagcatggagactcaacttatccttagggAAGGATAcaagacgcatgaaagcagttaattctatAGCCTAGCCTCCTCTAGGAGTAGCCAAGGAAGTGACTATGAAGCTTGGACAATGGGAAGGTCATGCAAATTTCATAGCGGTGTCATTCAATGaatttccagtcattctaggaatggagttcctacaGGGGACGAGGGTAGTGCTGATGCCTTCAGCTAGTTccttgtgtctgatgggagatcactcgtgtaTGGTGCAAGTCATTGTAACGAAAGGAGATGATGGGAATTCCCTTTcaaccatacaactcaatgaggaaTTGAGAAAGGGTGAGCAAATACATCTAGCCACAGTGGTGGTAGATGAACAAGTAGGACAAGAGCTGATGCCTACGACCATCTAAGCGGTGTTGGATAAGTACAAGGACGTGTTACTGGATAAGCTGTATCAAAATTTACCTTCACAACGTATAATGGAGCATGGGATCGAGTTGTTCCCAGGAGTGGAACAACCTACAAAAGGGCTATATCGGATGTCGCTTCCAGAGATAGCATAGTTGGtgaaacagcttgatgaattggaagtggGGTGTGCTCACCCTTCCAATGCACCTTTGAGAGAATTGGTGTTATTTTAGAGGAAACAAGAAAAGCATCTACAAATGGTGTTCGACGGGCTGAGGACAAACAGTTTATATGTGAAGAAAAGGAAGTTCTCTTTCCCtcagcggagcaacaaattccttggtcatgtggttgaacaaggtcgtattcGGAGGgctatggagaaggtaaggatgattcaaaaatggaagatccccacgacagtgaaggagttgcgttcctttcttggccttactaactATTTCAAAAAgtttgttgaggggtattcgcagagaatgactccaatggCAGGACTATTGAGGAAGGCATATTGTTGGCGGCACATACGGGATGATGTAGTTGATTATACCTAGACTTTTCTCATTTGCCAACAAGAAAAGAGGGAGCGAAGGAAGTTTGGTACATTCATAGCAACACCAAAGTATTGTTcagcagaggagacgacacaattgtcccttgtgtagtaacccgaccctgagaaaaaataataaataaataaataaaattaaaaaaataatataaaataaataataaataaacataaaataaataaataaataaataaataaagagatattttggagaagatattttgaaaagagatattttgagatctttatttagattacttaagggctaagttaggttttattctataaattctcttattctctctctctctctctctctctctctctctctctctctctctctctctctctctctctctctctctctctctctctctttttaagaTCCTTCGTCATTCGTCGtctgtttccaaaaacggagggtattgtgtggatcagaagagaaaactcctaacttttagtggatcggatcgtcgtttcggagagtttcgggttttcccaagaatcgaggtaggaatttgatcctaattttgattggatatttggatagcaatagaaaacatagtaaggttatgttctgtggttttaggttttcgggatcccgggttgtcgttttggactgTTTTCGTACAaagtttcatttcgagtataaggtaaggggaacttgattacaacagttattttggaaaactaaaccgctaaaaagctagtttacgttattatgtatgatttaactgcttatttgtgaaattctaccaagtagaaatgtcggtttgatgattttacgatttttggtaaaaacgaggatttcgacgtatgatctccaaattttacaaacatcgttatttgtgtttatactatagtaggagaggctcgattcctttatttatttagttaaactatgtatattgagtttctatcatttagcgggtttttgtatcaaacttgtgtgatatatgttgatatgagaatgaatgaatggattttctatactattgatatagaatatgggaacgaagttccaaatttgttatactgaaaatgtgattaAATAGAGgttggtgatacaccgagccgcatcagtaaacaaagaggggtaaactgagtggaaagatgccggtttgaacccaatgctattatgtgaatttgtgaaaaatactggaattgcgcaggttatcatatttgtatatgTTGAATTaatgatacacggaaccacaacTTGAGAGTCctgggagggttgaaaaatactttctttgcagagttgaaataaacGTTTGTTATATGATACGACGCGATATCGTAGCtggatgtacacgtgcaaccacacgaactaaACGacgtgggtaccaagatggtcggctagcagggtgaaaccattggctgatattgggccaatggaggcagtcggatcgtaagtaggtactcgacagtgcctgcacgaacagggcattggacgagtatcagtgcacaacccgggCCACGGGGTAAAattggttatagggatattttgctgttggtcatctgataaatcataaaatggtcgaaagacaaatgtgggaattttgtaatatgaataatgatataacttatgcattactgtattgaaaatatttgatttatattccagatgttgaatgaaaatatgcatgcatgcagtcacccactgttgtaactccttcttccttactgagaggtgtctcaccctatcatacaacctttgtttttaggtccatcagtgcgtcagtcctaatagctaaaaggactgggagattgtttttgaacagcttacgtaagcatctgaatcatgtagtaaatcttagatgaagttcctttttggagggttgtaataatgagAATTGTTCTAAGTCCgaaatatgtaaattatggatgtattagtgaactctggtataagtctagtagtaACCCCAATGGATGTTGATGTCTTTCCGCGACATTtatatcatgattatgtatgttttgaccTGTATGTCTCTGTTTAGAgtgggttgtttccatatcttgaacaggtataggtatattatgtatgaatgagtgacGCCTGGGTCTGTATAAAGGGCTGGGTCGCTAcaccttgtgactattgtgagatattAGGGTTTTCCCAGTGTTATTGTTTGTGACcaagacttaatgttcactgacaacttcttgacagaatttttTAGGATATTCAAGTCACATCTTGACATATCTTTGAGTTACCACCAATAGACAAACGAAGagatgaagagattcaaagaGCTACTGGAAGAGTACTTGCACCATTTCATCAATGACAACTAGAAGAATGACGGGCAattacttgatgtggctccattctatTACAATGCCggaaggagctcaacaaccaaaaagagcccttttgagcttgctACAGGCCAACAAccgttgttacctcacacagtgggtgagCCGTACAAAGAAAAAAGTCCTAGGGCAGATCAAAGGAGAAGACCGTAATACTTCAAGCAGATGAAAGTGCATCATAtgtttcatgtcaattgccttaAGCCGTTCAACGCCAATGCCGATGATCTAAGCAGAAGTGAGTCAAACAAagtagagttgaagacagtgcaacctgatagacatgaagttgaagagatccttacaaaaagaaagttcatatcctcaaggaagaagcggccgaagttcctagtgaagtgaaAATGCCTTGATGACCAAGAAATCAACtagatttctgcggaagatatgcaaccgttcgtggacaaatttgaagtgtacctagtgCTAAAGtttacgaggacgtcgaccgcataagtgggggagtgtCACGAGCTAAACTTGTTCAGGACATTATGCTTACCTGTGACTGCTTGTCTCGTgtacttgggatgggtttccattatgtaaatactagtatagggttattttctgctagtagtgtcttcgTATGCCGAATAAGGCAGTAtcactcctcggtcactttgatgtttcctagtgtcaagatgataattacataaaaacctctttagggaagggtgagtgttcatcagtcatggTAAAACttactagctattgtcaacatgtttaaCCTACTTGtttccctcgctaaacacacaatgccAGTGGAGGTATTGTTAATGAATTgtgtagattcaatgtttactgcttgcttgccactactTTCATGATCACTTACTGTAttccgctgccatttgattgaatgctaatgaaagtgtttcgtggataaatgttggtaaacgataggttggctagttacgtaagagtgctttagctagcaccgcaccgtccttcacaaaggtgtgaaaatagtcggtcCGTGACAACGCACATTGCACATGCATGTGACTagttataaataaatttttattttttaataacatTAAATTTAAAAGTTAAACTATAATGAAAAAtggtttttattttcctttcttttcctttttccaaataaaatctttggtttgaaaggATCTTTCCCTATGCTTGGGAACATGAAGTTTGAACCTTAGTTTTGAGTTTATGTAGATTTAGacaaatgtaatataaaattatatttctttttttaaaaaaaaaaattcacacaaAAATCCAACTCTAAGCTCAAAATATATGCTCTCAAGTATTATTTTAAGGCGGTCTTATTAAATAAGTAGAAAATTTGGGCTAACTTTAAAGTTTGTATCCTTTTCTATCTTTGACTTATTTTTTTCGTTTAAACATTAATTTTGTTTAGATTATGCTTCTATCTAAGGCAATGTTGTTCCATATACTGTCCTTTCTACCACCACAActgtttttcaaatctaaatctTTAATTCAAGTGCAATTAAATTTTTATCATGGGGTATTTGCTATGTACATCAAACGtaccaaaataattttttatattcaCAAGTTAATATACTTTTTTAAATGAAGGTGCCGCCCTCCTTATTTAATAAAAGTTAATACACTTTTACTCTACACACCTTTTTTTCTGACAAAGTCTCAAGGTTCCAATCTAACTATTTGCATTATTATGTATTTGTACTTCTAACCTTTGAATATGCCTTTAGTTATATTTCAactcaaattatttttttttttaattttgaaattctttCCTCTCTCTAATTATATTGTTAGAGGTTTGTTTCTTCTTATGATGAATTGAGAACATATGATAGAGTCATTGTTTCGTTAAAATGTTAGATAAGCTATAAAATAAGTTTAATTTGATTATTCTATTCTCATCCATCTTTATTGTTCTATTACTTTATAGATTTGGttttataataataatcaaagtaaattcaaaaaacatatatataactatgtCCCTATAATTAAATCAATATAATTGTGTCAAATAATGCATTTTCATATTCAACgtcacataaataaatatatgcatatatatatatatatataaatatatatatatatatatatatttaaaagaagggcgggacatatatatatatttaaaagaagGGCGGGACATTTGTGTTTAGTGGCACATAGCGACCATGAGGTGTGCTTGAGGTCGTCCTCCACCAAGGATAAATGGtacatggatatatatatatatatataatttcatattgTTTATATTTAAATCAAGATGGGCACATGCCTAACACTCCATTACTAAcataaagaaaatattaaaaccaATATTTTCGTTGACAGTGAAATTGTTTAGTTGTAGCTGATTATCATCCCCTTCTGCACAagtaaaaaaaagagagaaaaaaaatagccAATGAACTAAAAAGAACTTTACAACTGAGCACCTCATCCAAACAAATTGAGAATTGAACATTGAATTATGAAATCAATCTCCTCTCCCATCCTCTTTTCGTTGGTCAGCGCCAAACCAAGaatttttttccccatttttttttgggttattgcAAAACTCGGATGGGAGGCCAGTACTACGGGCGCAGACACCATACTCCCAAAAAATCAGCAGCTAAAAACTTTCAGAAATGTCAAATACATTCTTTTGAAGACTTTTGGTATGCCATCTCCATCAGGGTAAGGTCTGCATGTTCAACTATTATTTGTTTCTGCGAAtatattagagagagagagagagagagagcccttTATCGTCATTCTCACGAGCAGCAATGGCTTCACCAATCAACACTTCGTTTCTCCTCCTGGTTTGTTGTATTCTGTTCACCGTTCTTCCTGCAGAACCGAGCTTCGAAGTGGAAGTGGAGGCCTTGAGGGCCTTCAAGAATTCCATCGCCCATGACCCATTTGGAGAACTCGTAGATTGGACGGACACAAGCCATCACTGCAACTGGTCTGGCATTGCCTGTGATCCTTCCTCAAACCATGTCACTTCAATATCCCTGGTCCAGAAGAACCTTCAAGGTGAGCTCTCCCCATTCCTCGGGAACATCACCACCCTCCAAGTTCTTGATTTAACTTCCAACTCGTTTTCCGGGCATATCCCACCAGAATTAGGAAACCTGAGAAATCTGCAGTCCCTTCATCTGGATAACAATTTTTTATATGGTAGCATTCCTGAATCCATTTGCAACTGCACACACTTGTTACAGCTTGACCTCAGCTTCAATAATTTCACTGGCATCATCCCATTAGACATTGGAAACCTGGCCAATCTTCAGTTTTTTGCAGCCTCACGAAACAATTTGGAAGGCCCTTTGCCTGTTTCTATTGGTAGGTTGGAAGCATTGCAAGCTTTCGACCTAAGCCGGAACCAGGTGTCAGGACAAATACCCCATGAAGTTGGGAATCTGTCGAACCTGGAATTTCTTCAGCTCTCTAAGAACATGCTCGTTGGCGAAATCCCATCCGAACTAGTTGATTGCAGGAAGCTTGTTTCCCTTAACTTATACTGCAATTTCATCACGGGAAAGATTCCATCAAACATTGGATTACTTCATAAGCTGGAGAACATAACCTTGTATAACAACCTCCTAAACGGATCCATTCCCAGTAGCATTACCAATTGTACCACTCTTGTGTCTGTAGCCTTATCTTATAATAGAATAGCTGGGGAAATTCCGCGAGGTCTGGGAAATTTGCAGAATCTAACATTCCTATCTCTAGGGAACAACATGTTGTCAGGGAAGCTTCCCGATGACATCTATAATTGTTCAAATCTTTGCACACTTCGCTTGGCCTGGAACAATATTAGAGGAACGCTGAGACCTAGTATTGGCAAACTCCATAATCTCCAGGCTTTGAAGTTCGATGGGAATTCATTTGCAGGGACAATACCACAGGAGATTGGGAATCTAAGTCAACTGATATACTTGGGGcttgctcaaaataatttttcaggCCTAGTTCCTCACGAACTGTCAAAGCTCTCTCTCATTCAACTTCTTTTTCTGCAAAAAAACCAGTTAGAAGGTGCAATTCCTGAGAAAATTTTTGCGCACACGCAGCTAATCAATCTGAGTTTGAGAAACAATAAGTTCACAGGTGCCATTCCAAATGCTCCAATAAAActcaattttcttttatacttgagACTTAGTGGAAACATGCTGACTGGGTCAATCCCTAGTAGCATGGCGCAGCTTTTTAGTGCATTGATGGTGTTGGATCTCTCTAACAACCATCTCACAGGTTCTATTCCTGGCTCTGTGATGGGGAGTATGAAAACTGTGCAACTATATCTGAACCTATCTTTCAATCTTCTGACGGGAACCATTCCAGATGAGCTTGGTATGCTGCAAATGGTACAAGCAATTGACATCTCAAACAACAATCTTTCAGGAACCATTCCTAAAACGCTTGAAGGCTGCAAAAATTTGTTTTCACTTGATCTGTCTGGGAATGAACTTTCAGGGCAAGTTCCTGATGAAGTTTTTTCACAAGTGAACATGCTTGAAAGCATGAATCTTTCAAGAAATCATTTCTATGGAGAGCTCCCAAAAAATTTGGCTAATTTAAAGAATCTCATCTCCCTTGACCTCTCTCAGAACAAGTTCAATGGGGTAATTCCCGAAAGCCTTGCCAATCTTCCCTCCTTGAAATTTCTGAACCTTTCTTACAATCAACTTGAAGGACCTATTCCAGAGATTGGCGTCTTCAAAAACATACAACCATCTTGGTTGGCTGGAAATCTAGCCCTCTGCAATGCCAAGTTTCTAAACCCTTGCAACACAGAAGACCACCAAAATACTTCTCGAATTTTTTTGAAGAAAACTGCAATAGTTCTCATAGCAGTCGGATCTGTTTCTCTGCTTTTGGTTCTCATGTTTACAACTGCCCGTTTCCACCATTACATCAAGACGCATAAAATCAAAGAGGATGAGGATCCTACAGCAAGGCACAGGGCTTCAGTATTTACCCTAAAGAGGTTTGACCAGAAAGATCTAGAAATAGCTACTGGTTCATACAGTGAGGAACACATTATTGGCTGCAGCAGTTTAAGCACTGTGTACAAAGGCCGACTGCTTGATGGGCAGATAGTGGccataaaaaaattgaatttgcaCCAATTCTCTGCAGAATCTGAGAAGTGTTTTAACAGAGAAGTCAAGACCTTGAGTCAGCTAAAGCACAGGAGTCTGATAAAGGTACTCGGATATGCTTGGGAGAGTGGGAAACTGAAGGCTCTAGTTCTGGAATTCATGGATAATGGGAACCTGGAGAGCGTAATACACGAACCCCAGGAAGATAGCTCAAGGTGGACATTATCAGAGAGAATAAACGTTCTTGTATCTGTTGCAAGTGGCTTAGATTACTTGCATTCTGGTTATGATTTTCCTATAGTTCACTGTGACTTGAAGCCTTCTAATATTCTTCTTGATGGAGATTGGGAGGCCCACGTGAGTGATTTTGGAGCTGCTAGGATGCTAGGTGTGGGTGTTCATCCCTCAAATGGAAGCCTTTCCTCCGCATCTGCTTTTGCAGGCAGCATAGGGTACTTGCCCCCAGGTAACGTTTTACCTCGGTTAGTCAATTGTAAGTTTCTTTAACATGTCTCCAGTCCAGGGGAAAGCAATAGACGAGGTCTTGCTTCAAGTTCTACATAGCAAGCATATTTTGATTTCTCTGCAAGATGGGAAGACAGCAAGCATTAGTACCACCATGTATATCTCCCTTCTAGTTAGATTTTTTGGAAATGTTGTCAGGTTGTtacttgaaaaataattatacTTGCATGAAGGTGACACCTAATTGAACTTAAATCAATAACTTTGGACTTAGATAAGAGTTTATAAAGCACCAaagttcttttttatttttttatgatttaatttcttttctcAAATCCTAAAATTAGCATAACTTCGCATGAACTGTATGCTTTGAATCTCTTTGTTATTGTTTTCTGTTCTAAGTTTTGTGTCTCATGTTGCATCGGGTTAGATAGAAAGGGAACTGGAAAGATGAGTAATATTAAATTTACAGTCTTGATTAATAAACTTTGGCTAGGAGTGATTTCCTTAAGAGTTGTATCTCTTACACCACTGAAACTTGTGTTTGAATTCTTGTTAGTAGAGTTAGCATACATGAGGAAAGTATCAACAAAAGTGGATGTATTCAGCTTCGGCGTAATAGTGATGGAATTTGTGACCAAACAGAGGCCAACAGGACTCGCACAAGAGGATGGTTTACCAGTCACTCTGCATCAGCTGGTGGAGAGAACTCTTGCAAGTGGTAGGAACCAGCTTCTTCAAGTTGTAGACCCCTGTCTAGCTTCAAAAGCCTCGGAGAAGCATGTGGAAATAATTGCGGAGCTCCTTAAATTGGCCTTGTCCTGCACCAATCCAGAGCCCAGGGATCGACCTGGAATGAATGAAGTATTGTCTTCCTTGTTGAAGCTTAGGGCAAGATAGCGTGAACAACATTATcatattttttttggttttatccATAATTAAGATGGTACAAGATGAGATCAAAGCAAATAAGTTAGCTGTAtttgatattatttatttatgagttgaCATCTTTTAAATTGTGAACTCAGTAACACAAGTTATAAAGAGAAAATGAGAAAGGAATTATCATGCTTTTGTAGGAATTATCATgcttttgttcttcttcttcttcccctccccccttttttttctttttttttttctttttttttttttttttcgggatACAGAAGACACTAGTATATGCTTGTTTAACAATCTCTTGGGAGGATCATGTAA
Coding sequences within:
- the LOC131143877 gene encoding LRR receptor-like serine/threonine-protein kinase FLS2: MASPINTSFLLLVCCILFTVLPAEPSFEVEVEALRAFKNSIAHDPFGELVDWTDTSHHCNWSGIACDPSSNHVTSISLVQKNLQGELSPFLGNITTLQVLDLTSNSFSGHIPPELGNLRNLQSLHLDNNFLYGSIPESICNCTHLLQLDLSFNNFTGIIPLDIGNLANLQFFAASRNNLEGPLPVSIGRLEALQAFDLSRNQVSGQIPHEVGNLSNLEFLQLSKNMLVGEIPSELVDCRKLVSLNLYCNFITGKIPSNIGLLHKLENITLYNNLLNGSIPSSITNCTTLVSVALSYNRIAGEIPRGLGNLQNLTFLSLGNNMLSGKLPDDIYNCSNLCTLRLAWNNIRGTLRPSIGKLHNLQALKFDGNSFAGTIPQEIGNLSQLIYLGLAQNNFSGLVPHELSKLSLIQLLFLQKNQLEGAIPEKIFAHTQLINLSLRNNKFTGAIPNAPIKLNFLLYLRLSGNMLTGSIPSSMAQLFSALMVLDLSNNHLTGSIPGSVMGSMKTVQLYLNLSFNLLTGTIPDELGMLQMVQAIDISNNNLSGTIPKTLEGCKNLFSLDLSGNELSGQVPDEVFSQVNMLESMNLSRNHFYGELPKNLANLKNLISLDLSQNKFNGVIPESLANLPSLKFLNLSYNQLEGPIPEIGVFKNIQPSWLAGNLALCNAKFLNPCNTEDHQNTSRIFLKKTAIVLIAVGSVSLLLVLMFTTARFHHYIKTHKIKEDEDPTARHRASVFTLKRFDQKDLEIATGSYSEEHIIGCSSLSTVYKGRLLDGQIVAIKKLNLHQFSAESEKCFNREVKTLSQLKHRSLIKVLGYAWESGKLKALVLEFMDNGNLESVIHEPQEDSSRWTLSERINVLVSVASGLDYLHSGYDFPIVHCDLKPSNILLDGDWEAHVSDFGAARMLGVGVHPSNGSLSSASAFAGSIGYLPPELAYMRKVSTKVDVFSFGVIVMEFVTKQRPTGLAQEDGLPVTLHQLVERTLASGRNQLLQVVDPCLASKASEKHVEIIAELLKLALSCTNPEPRDRPGMNEVLSSLLKLRAR